Proteins from a genomic interval of Schistocerca piceifrons isolate TAMUIC-IGC-003096 chromosome 3, iqSchPice1.1, whole genome shotgun sequence:
- the LOC124789032 gene encoding uncharacterized protein LOC124789032 has protein sequence MTLRVPIGSDRFITFVSAYAPTLDSDEDTKNQFYHQLNSTLSKIPIQDKLILLGDFNARVGRDNRFWRDVMGKQGVGNCDANGLLLLGLCAEHELFISNTQFRLRNRYKTAWMHPRSKHWHLIDYVITRQRDKKHILITKAAPNIDECWTDHRLLVSRLRVPKYRKPRSHFSNPPRRKFNISNLNNKNVRSHFQDILSEQLNKAPATTDDVEQEWTTLKNIIKETAENVVGCSARKRSDWFDDNHGEIQAIINAKRDAYLSLAQDPSCAEKKAHFQELKQKCQSEIRVIKNKWWQQKATELQNLSDARNLRGFYAGIKELYGPTRSSSGALKAADNSTILTESQDILNRWKEHFSSLLNSPSTAAGDFLKNVPQHPPKPWLADPPTFQEFCKALKSVKPGKAPGPDSIPMELIEDITAILAMKMRFKPQYGMQSNEH, from the coding sequence atgactcttagagtacccattggttcagacagattcatcaccttcgtctctgcatatgctcctactttagacagtgatgaagacacaaagaatcagttctaccaccaactgaacagtactctctctaaaatacccattcaagataaattaattttacttggtgatttcaatgccagagtgggaagggacaaccgtttttggagagatgtcatgggtaaacaaggggtgggaaactgcgaTGCAAATGGGTTActacttcttggtctatgtgctgagcacgagcttttcatctccaatacccaattccgtttgcgtaaccgctataagaccgcatggatgcacccacgctccaaacattggcatcttatagactacgttattacgcgacagcgtgacaagaaaCACATTCTCATCACGAAAGCAGCACCaaacatcgatgagtgctggacggaccatagacttttagtcagccgtttgagagtaccaaagtatcgcaagccacgatcccacttttcaaacccaccacgcagaaaattcaacataagcaacctgaacaacaaaaacgttcgctcacacttccaagacatactgtctgaacaacttaacaaagctccagcaaccacagatgacgtcgaacaagaatggaccacattaaagaacatcatcaaagaaactgctgagaatgttgttggttgtagtgcacggaaaagaagtgactggtttgatgacaaccacggagaaatccaagccatcatcaatgcaaagcgggatgcttacctatcccttgctcaagatccatcctgcgcagaaaagaaagcacactttcaagaactcaagcagaaatgtcaaagtgaaatacgagtaatcaagaacaaatggtggcaacagaaagccacagaactccaaaatctttctgatgcaaggaacctgcgtggcttttacgctggtattaaagagctgtatggacctacccgctcctcatcaggagcactgaaagctgctgacaactccaccattcttactgaaagtcaggacatcttaaatcgttggaaagagcacttcagctcactgttaaacagcccttctactgccgctggagattttctcaaaaatgtcccacagcaccctccaaaaccctggctggctgatcctccaacttttcaagaattttgcaaggcactcaagagtgtgaaacctgggaaggctcctggacctgacagcatcccgatggagcttattgagg